The DNA window TTTTTGTGGACGACGTACGAGTCCTGCTCGCGCGATACGCTGCGCGCGATGCGCACCAACAAGCGCCGCGTCGTACCTGGCCCGCTGTCCAAGGCGATGGATGTGGTGTCCACCTACGGCCCGCGCGGTGTCATTGCCCCGCTGGTGGGCAGCTTTTACGCAAAGATGGGAGAAGAATAACCGTGGAAATTCAGGCCAAAGACAACCGCATCGTCTGGATTGATCTGGAGATGACGGGCCTGGACCCAAAACGTCACGTGATTGTGGAGGTCGCAGCACTCGTCACCGACGCAGAGCTGAACATTCTCGATGAAGGCCTGGACATCGTCGTCGGCGCAAGCGCGGCGGAGCTTGCCGAGATGGACGACTTTGTCACCAAGATGCACACCGACAACGGGCTACTTGATGAGATCAAGGCCTCGACGGTTTCCGTGCGGGAGGCCGAGGACGCGGTGCTTGAACTGCTGGAAAAACACTGCGATCCGGCACACCCGGCTCCTTTGGCGGGCAACTCCATTGCCACCGACCGCGCTTTCATCCGCGAGCACATGCCCCGCCTGGACGCGGCACTACACTACCGCATGATCGACGTCTCCACCGTCAAGGAGCTCACGCGCCGCTGGTTCCCCCGCGCCTACTTCAACCAGCCCGATAAGGGCATGGCACACCGCGCGCTGGCGGACATCGTGGAGTCGATCCGGGAGCTGGATTACTACCGACGCGCCGTGTTCGTGGACACCCCGGGACCGGAAACTGCGGCAGCGGAGCAGGCGAAGCACGACGCTACCGACGCCTACCAGCAGTTTTTGTAAAACATCGTTCGCGTACTAAGGTAGATCCCGCTGCTGAAAACGCAGCGATGGTGGCTGTAGTTCAGCTGGTAGAGCACCAGGTTGTGATCCTGGGTGTCGCGGGTTCGAGTCCCGTCAGCCACCCCGAATAGTACCCCGTAACCTGCACAAACAGGTTACGGGGTACATTGCCTTTCCTGAAAACTTAAACCCCCTTCAGCATTATTGTGTTAGGCTTGCCTAACCGCAGATCCGTGAGTCTCCGCCAGTACGCGGCATACGAGAAGTGTTGAAGGACAGTGATAGCCATGGCTGCCCAACCTCAAGCAGCAGCGCCGAAGCGCAAGCCCCGTAAAGCGCATGAGGCAACCGTGACCGGTCGCCGGCAGATTTCTCCCGATCTGGTCCGATTGAGCATGCACTCCCCAGCATTGGTTGGCAAGGAACTCGAGTTCACCGACCACTACATCAAGTTATTGTTCGCACCAGAAGGTGCCGATTACGCCTGGCCGTTTGATGTCGCGCGGATTCGCGAGCAACAGCCGCGCGAGAAACACCCCATCACCCGCACCTACACCCTGATCAACCTGGATCCGGAAACCGGGGACTTCGACGTCGACTTCGTCACCCACGGCGATGCCGGATTGGCCGCCCCTTGGGCACGCGCCGCCGAGGTCGGAGAGAAGCTCGGTTTCCTCGGCCCGGGCGGCGCGTGGAGGCCTGCGGCAGACTATGAGCATTTCGTGCTGGCTGGTGATGAGTCTGCGGCACCAGCCATTAGCGCCGGCTTGAAGCACCTCCCAGCAGGTGCGACGGCGACCGCTTATATCGAGATCGAGGCCGATGATCGTACGTTCGACCTCCCTACCCGCGAGGGCGTGGAGGTCAACTGGGTGGTCCGCAACGGCGCAACCCACGGCACCGAGTTGTCTCGTGCAGTGCGCGAGGCAGGCACCCCGGAGGGAAAGAAAACCAGCTGGTTCATCCACGGTGTCGCAGAAATGATCAAGGAGATGCGCCGCTTCCTCTTCGTTGAATCTGAGGTTCCCCGAGAAGACGTTTCCATCTCCGGCTACTGGCGCCTCGGTATGACTGAAGACCAGTGGCAATCCTCCAAGCGCGAGTTCAACGCTGAGATTGAGGCCGAAGAAGCACGGGCCAAGGTCTAGAGCGCCTCCTCGTCTCGCTCGCCGGTTCGCACTCGGATGACTTCTTCGATGGGGCTGACCCAGATCTTCCCGTCGCCGACGTTCCCCGTCGATGCGGCCTGCAAGATCGCGTCCACGATCTGGTTTACTTGCCACTCGCCCGCCACGACCTCGATCTTGACCTTAGGCACAAACTCCGCCGAGAATTCGGTGCCGCGGTAGATTTCGGTGCGCCCGCGCTGCTGGCCGTAGCCCTGAGCTTCCGTCACGGTCATCCCGCGCACGCCCTCGCGCTCGAGGTTTTCACGAATCGCAGGTAGAGCGTAGACCTGCACCACTGCGGTAATGAGCTTCATCATGATTTACTCCTTTGTTGCCGCTGCCTGCGGCTGCGCTTGCGGGAAACTGGTTGTGCGGGATCTGGCTGCTGAGAACCTGATTGCTGGATACCGGGGGGCGGCCAAGAGTGCCTCCGGCAGCGGGCGCATAAGCGGCTGTGTCTTACCGCCGGCCTCGCTGATGTCGTAGGCGGACTCGCGGTGCTGGGCGAGGTCGATGCCGTCGTGTTCTTCGGCCTCGCTGACTCGCCAGCCGATCGTGGCACCGATCAGTACTGCGAGCAGCAGCGTCACAAGGCCCGAGACGAGCAGCGCCACCAGCGCGATACACACTTGCACTACCAGCAGCTTCAGTCCCTCACCGGCGTAACCGTTGAGAATCCCGCGGCCATCTGCGAACAGCGCCAGACCGACGGTACCCCACAACCCGGCGCACAGGTGCACGCCAACGACATCGAGCGAGTCGTCAAAACCGAAGCGGTACTTCAGCCCGATGGCCAAGCAAGCGATGACACCGCCGAGCGCGCCAAGCGGGATGGAGGTCACCGGCGTAAGCGTCCCGGCCGCCGGCGTGATCGTGACCAAGCCAGCGACCGCGCCGGATGCAGCGCCGAGCGAGGTTGCCGCCTTGTCGCGCACGGCTTCGACAGCCATCCAGCCCAGCATTGCGGCAGCGGTAGCCACGGTGGTGTTCATCCACGCCAGGCCTGCCATGCCATCAGCCGCAAACGCGGAACCGCCGTTGAACCCGTACCAGCCGAACCACAGCAGTGCGGTACCCAGCATCACCATCGGCAGGTTGTGCGGTTTGTCCACTTTCGTCGGGAAGCCTTTGCGCGCACCGACGTAGAGCGCGAGCACAAGCGCAGCAGCGCCAGCGGAGATGTGCACAACGGTGCCGCCCGCGAAGTCCACGGGTGCGACGCTCGCTTCCTCGCCGGTGGTACCGAAGAGCCACGCGGCAATCGAGTTTTCAGATTCAGAAAGCAGCCCGCCGTCCCACACCATGTGCGCGATGGGAAAGTACGCGAGGGTGACCCAGCCGGCGACAAAGGCCAGCCAAGCCCCGAACTTCACGCGCCCGGCCAGCGCACCGGAGATGATCGCCACTGCGATGATGGCGAAGGTGACCTGGAACCCGATATCCACAATCCGCGGGTAGCCACTATCCCCTGCGATGAAGTCGCCATTAGAGTCCATGATCTCGCCGCGCAGCCCGAAGGTCTGCAGCGGGTTACCAACGATGCCGCCGAGATCGTCTCCCCCGTAGGAGGCCGACCAACCCCACAGGACGTAGATGACGGGGACAACCGCCATCGCGCCAAAAGACATCATCATCATGTTCAGCGCACTTCGACGACCCGACATGCCGCCGTAGAACAGCGCGAGCCCCGGCGTCATCAGCAGTACGAGCGAGGCGCTGATGAGCATCCACCCGGCGTTACCCGAGGCAACTAGTAGTTGATCGTGTGTCATTTACCTACCCTTTTCTATAGCCCGATAGCTACAGGCAGGATTCTATCTATCGGCCTATAGCTTTAAAGAAGGGAGAAAAACGGTCCGGTCATCCGGGCCAAATTTGTGAATAAAAAAAGACCCCAAGCACCATCAGTGCCTGGAGCCTTTTGCTTCTCGACGCCCCCTTACGCGTTCGGGTCAGCACTCCCACCCGAGCGAGTCTCCCAATCCATATTCCAGTACCCGAGACCATCGGAACCGTTAAGCGTGCCGCCACCGGCGTTTGTCACCGTGACTACATCGCCACGCTTCACGTTTTGCTGGAACCACTGCGCATCCGCGATGGTGGCATTAATGCACCCGTGCGACTGGTTCGTATTGCCCAGCGCCCAGACAGCCCACGGCGCCCCATGCAAGTAAATGCCGGAGTAGGACAGCTGCGTCGCATACGAGACTGGCGTGACGTAGCCACCCTGCCCCAAGCCAAGGCCGAAGGTGCGCGAGTCCATCACGAGCGACTCGTGCATGTCCCCCACCACGTAGGTGCCGTTTGGCGTGTCGAAGGAGCCGTCCGTGCCCAGCGAGATCGGGAACTCCCTCTCCAGTGCGTCATTGCGGTAGAAGCGCAGCATCTTGTCGTTGTTGTCCACCACGGCTTCAACCTTGTCACCGACAGTGAAGCTGTGTTGCACGTCCTCTACACCGTAGATGCCGCCGCCCATGTCCTTGCCGTAAACATTCGCAGATACGGTCACCTCAGTGCCCGGCTCCCACATCTCCTTCGGACGCCAGCGCAGCTCCGTGGCATCGAGCCAGAAGAAGCCGCCCTCCGTATCGTTCGAAGTCTCGACATCAATGAGCTCCTCGACGGCCTTCGTATCCTGAATCGGCACATCAAACTGGAAGGTAATCGCCTGACCGACGCCAACCGTCGCACCGTCAAGCGGACCCATGTACACATTGGTCTGCGCAGCCGGCACCACGGTAGTAAACGTCTTGGTCTTCTCCTGCCCCGCCGTATCGGTTGCTACCACCGTGTAGATACGCCCATAACCAAGCGGTTCAGTCGTGTGCCACTCGGTTTTCTCATCGTTCATAGCGGCCTTGATGGTCTTCCCCTCTTCGTTGGTCATCACCACCGACTTCAGACCCGCCTCCGAACTGACAGTCACAGGGTCGCCGGGCGCAACGTCCTCGTCACCGTCAGTGAATGAAAACTCCGGAGGCTCCGGCAGCTTTTCAGTCTCTTGCTCCTCGGTGTGCGCAGCACTTTCCAGCGCCTCGCCACCATCCGTGTCCCCGATCGTGCAGGACGCCAACCCCGCCGCCAACGCGCCCACCGTCAACGCACTGGCGATTCGCCGCATCACTGCAGTTTTACGCATGAGCAAATCCTTGCCTCCACAATCCTTGCGCGCCTCCCTGCGCATTTCCGTCCTACACACCCTATCGGCACCGGGGAAGAAAATGCTACTTCAACAAGGCCAAGAAAGATCACAATTTGGACACTAAGAAAACCGTGGATGACCAGGCGATTTCACAGTTGCCACGAGATGGTGTTATTGTTTTCAACGTTGCCGAGAGCAACAGAGAAAAAACAAAATACGCGCCATTAGCTCAATTGGCAGAGCAACTGACTCTTAATCAGTGGGTTCGGGGTTCGATTCCCTGATGGCGCACAGAAAGGCCAGGCCAGAGAGTTTATCAGACTCTCTGGCCTGGCTTCTTTTCGTGAAACCCCACCCTTTACCCCACTAATTGGGCCTGCGGACCCAAATGGAGCTAGCTCCGTTTAGAACACGTTTAGAACCACACACGCAGACACCTTTCACCCAACCCCCAGTCACACCACCTTCACACCCCGGCCGCCAGATTTTATACTGCCTACACCGGGTTTTCTCTCCGTCTACCCCCTTAGATTCCTGAGAACACACAGCACCATCACCACAACCATGACCTGCACAATCGTTCAACAATCCGAATTGTTCAACACTTCCTAAGAATCCCAACCCAACTATTTGCACCGTTATTGAGCTTTTATTAAGGTTATAGACATGAAAACTGCACTCCTGCTCGTCGACGTGCAAAATGACTTCTGCCCCGGCGGGCCGCTTGCGACCGCCCGCGGGGATGAGGCCGCGTCGAAAATTGCCCAGTTCCTCGCCTCCGAGGACAACCGCACCCGTGAGTACGCCTACGTCCTGGCTAGCCAGGACTGGCACATCGACCCGGGCGAGCACTTCTCCGAGACCCCCGATTTCCGCGACACGTGGCCGCCGCACTGCGTTGCTGACACCTTCGGTGCGGAGATTCGAGGCCCCATCGACACCTCTGCCATTGATGTCTTCTTTCGCAAGGGCCAGTACTCGGCCTCCTACTCCGCCTTCGAGGGTGCTGATGCCAACGGCACCTCGCTGGCCGCCTGGCTGCGCGCCCACGAGATTGCGGCGCTAGACGTGTGCGGCATCGCCACAGACCATTGCGTCCGCGCTACCGTCCTCGACGCGCTGAAGCAGGGCTGGACGGTGCGCGTGCTGCGGTCCATGGTCGCCCCAGTCGACGACGCCACCGGCGCCCAAGCGCTGCAGGAGATGCTCGACGCCGGTGCGGAACTGGTCTAGGCGCTCGCCAAAATAAAAGAGAAGGCCGTCCACCCGATCATCAGATCCAGGTGGACGGCCTTTACTGTGCGTGCTTAGTCGCGCGAGAGCAGCTTCTGCAGCTCCTTGAGCTCCTTCTTGCGCTTGCGGCCGTTGAGCACCTTGATGCCCACGAGCGCGACGACGGCAGCGCCGATACCGGCGAGCACCTTCTGCACCGTCTCGTCCTGCAGCCACTCAGCGGCGCTCGACTTGGCACCATCCACCAAGGTTGCCGGGCTGGTGCGGTCGGCGAGCTCGTCGAGGGTAGCGGCCAGCTGGCTGCGGGTGCGGGAGATGTCGCGCTCAATATCGTGAATGTCTCGTGCCACGTTGTACTCCTACGTTTTCGTTGTTCAGCGGTTCTTTC is part of the Corynebacterium imitans genome and encodes:
- a CDS encoding DUF3618 domain-containing protein; this encodes MARDIHDIERDISRTRSQLAATLDELADRTSPATLVDGAKSSAAEWLQDETVQKVLAGIGAAVVALVGIKVLNGRKRKKELKELQKLLSRD
- a CDS encoding isochorismatase family protein, coding for MKTALLLVDVQNDFCPGGPLATARGDEAASKIAQFLASEDNRTREYAYVLASQDWHIDPGEHFSETPDFRDTWPPHCVADTFGAEIRGPIDTSAIDVFFRKGQYSASYSAFEGADANGTSLAAWLRAHEIAALDVCGIATDHCVRATVLDALKQGWTVRVLRSMVAPVDDATGAQALQEMLDAGAELV
- a CDS encoding siderophore-interacting protein — translated: MAAQPQAAAPKRKPRKAHEATVTGRRQISPDLVRLSMHSPALVGKELEFTDHYIKLLFAPEGADYAWPFDVARIREQQPREKHPITRTYTLINLDPETGDFDVDFVTHGDAGLAAPWARAAEVGEKLGFLGPGGAWRPAADYEHFVLAGDESAAPAISAGLKHLPAGATATAYIEIEADDRTFDLPTREGVEVNWVVRNGATHGTELSRAVREAGTPEGKKTSWFIHGVAEMIKEMRRFLFVESEVPREDVSISGYWRLGMTEDQWQSSKREFNAEIEAEEARAKV
- a CDS encoding ammonium transporter — protein: MTHDQLLVASGNAGWMLISASLVLLMTPGLALFYGGMSGRRSALNMMMMSFGAMAVVPVIYVLWGWSASYGGDDLGGIVGNPLQTFGLRGEIMDSNGDFIAGDSGYPRIVDIGFQVTFAIIAVAIISGALAGRVKFGAWLAFVAGWVTLAYFPIAHMVWDGGLLSESENSIAAWLFGTTGEEASVAPVDFAGGTVVHISAGAAALVLALYVGARKGFPTKVDKPHNLPMVMLGTALLWFGWYGFNGGSAFAADGMAGLAWMNTTVATAAAMLGWMAVEAVRDKAATSLGAASGAVAGLVTITPAAGTLTPVTSIPLGALGGVIACLAIGLKYRFGFDDSLDVVGVHLCAGLWGTVGLALFADGRGILNGYAGEGLKLLVVQVCIALVALLVSGLVTLLLAVLIGATIGWRVSEAEEHDGIDLAQHRESAYDISEAGGKTQPLMRPLPEALLAAPRYPAIRFSAARSRTTSFPQAQPQAAATKE
- the orn gene encoding oligoribonuclease, translating into MTVEIQAKDNRIVWIDLEMTGLDPKRHVIVEVAALVTDAELNILDEGLDIVVGASAAELAEMDDFVTKMHTDNGLLDEIKASTVSVREAEDAVLELLEKHCDPAHPAPLAGNSIATDRAFIREHMPRLDAALHYRMIDVSTVKELTRRWFPRAYFNQPDKGMAHRALADIVESIRELDYYRRAVFVDTPGPETAAAEQAKHDATDAYQQFL
- a CDS encoding P-II family nitrogen regulator, whose translation is MKLITAVVQVYALPAIRENLEREGVRGMTVTEAQGYGQQRGRTEIYRGTEFSAEFVPKVKIEVVAGEWQVNQIVDAILQAASTGNVGDGKIWVSPIEEVIRVRTGERDEEAL
- a CDS encoding L,D-transpeptidase, with amino-acid sequence MRKTAVMRRIASALTVGALAAGLASCTIGDTDGGEALESAAHTEEQETEKLPEPPEFSFTDGDEDVAPGDPVTVSSEAGLKSVVMTNEEGKTIKAAMNDEKTEWHTTEPLGYGRIYTVVATDTAGQEKTKTFTTVVPAAQTNVYMGPLDGATVGVGQAITFQFDVPIQDTKAVEELIDVETSNDTEGGFFWLDATELRWRPKEMWEPGTEVTVSANVYGKDMGGGIYGVEDVQHSFTVGDKVEAVVDNNDKMLRFYRNDALEREFPISLGTDGSFDTPNGTYVVGDMHESLVMDSRTFGLGLGQGGYVTPVSYATQLSYSGIYLHGAPWAVWALGNTNQSHGCINATIADAQWFQQNVKRGDVVTVTNAGGGTLNGSDGLGYWNMDWETRSGGSADPNA